The genome window GTGAAGCTTTAGAAATTTCTAGTTTATCTAAGCTAGATTCAAGATCATCTATCCGAATTGGTTCAAAATTAGGGTAATGTCTTCCTGTAACATATAAGGCTCTATGCCAAGCTGCCTCGAATGAAAGATAGCTTCCTAAAACAGGAATAGATCTATGCTTGATCACTTGAGAGAGTTTTTCAGTAATAGTTTTAAAACTCCTCTTCCAAACCCAAGAAGGTTTTGCTTCATATGGCATACAGTGAAAAATATTCCATCCTTGATCTAAAAGAGTGCTGATTTCTGAGGAATAACGAGAATCTCTGGTTGCAAAATATTGACTTGCTTCTGGAGGTAGAACAACAACCTTATCACCCATTTGGTCGCCGAAGTAGTAGGCAATTATCATAGAAGTTAGAGTGATGTCATCCGTCCATTTTGCATCAATAATAGCAGTACCTATCCTAGGTACATTACCATCTTTAGTGAAGCTAATTACTAATTGACTGAGAGAACCAATTCCTCTTGACCAACTCTGCATTGCAACTCGAAATAGTTTTCCAACTCTCAGCGCAGAAAGTTCTGGATTTTGTATCCCAAAATCCCAATCTAACATTTTTTGATGCAGTATTTGAGATGCACAAAATGGATTGTGTTCAACAATTTTTGCAAACTCATGAGTTATACTCTCTGGTAACTCAGTATCACGTAGTTCGACAAGTTTCAGTTGAAAAAAATCTCGACTTAACGTATGCACTCCGTAGGTCTCTTCATACTCTCGCTTGAGTAAGCTTAATGTTAGTAACTCTCTTCTATCCTTCTTGAGTTCTTTTTTTCTTCGCTCTTGAGCTGCACCTTCCACCAAAGACCAAGGAATTGGACTAAGAGCGAATAAACCAAGTAAACATGCTAGGGCTTGGGCATGTTCAGATAACTGCTTCCAACTTATTTCAAACGCTGCTTTTACTCCCCGTTCTGCTGTCATTACAGCTTCAACTTCTGCAAGTGACTCATCCTCTAAACTGGCTTCAGTCAACTGCTCTAGCATTTGACTCAGGGATAAATCTTCCTCAACTTCTAAATATCGCCCTACCAATTCCAATCCTAAAGGTAAGTAACCCAACCAACAACATAGATTTTGAGCTATCTGTGGCTCCCTCTGCAAACGTTCGTGCCCTATGAATGACTCCAATAATTGTATTGCCGCTCTGGGCTTTAATAGGTCTAAATCAAAGGGCACAATAGGAGAGCCAAACCGTCGCTGAGTAGTAATCAACACATTGAAAGGCTCTTCGACTGGTGGCGGCAATACCTTCTTAATCGTCTCGTACTCCTGCACATCATCGAAAACCACCAGTACCTTACTGTCCTGTTTACCCTCTTCCTTTGATTCCCATTGCACCAGATCCTCACCACGCCCATTCAACCAGTAGACTCCACCCGGATAAGCACCCTCTTTTAAATAGCGGTATGCATACTGTAATACCAACTCCGTCTTCCCAATTCCCCCCATCCCTGTCACGGAAATAATCTTCATACCCTGTGTTCTCTGGAGCTGCTTGTGTAACTCCTCTATCACCTCATCCCGTCCCACAAACACCTTAGCCCCCGTCCATGGGAGCTTCCGCAGATTCGCTACCGGTAGCGGCTGCGGTTGAGGATAATTATGGATTTCTTGCTTAACATCCTTAATAATAATATCCCTTCCAGCCCTAGCGCCCTCTAATATGCTTTGCTCTGCTTTCTTCTCTTTTTCATCCATGAGTCTAAATAAAAGAGTGACAACCTAAGCCTTTTGACTAGAGTTAGTGAACGTTACATCCTCTTGAGCTTCGATACCCATTCCCATCTGCTGGGACACTTCAGTCGCACTTGAATCAGCTTCCTGTTTCAGTCCTTCAGCCTTGACATTCTTACCCTGAACTCCTTTGAACATTACCTGCTTCACCAGCTTCTGCTGAAACTCAGCAGGCAATTGGGGACGCACTTCTGCATCAAGGACTTGAATCAATTCAGCAATTTCACTATATCCCTTCGCTAAATCTTCCACCTGTTCAGTTAGCACCGGTAACCCAAATACATCTGGATTACTTTCAATCAAGAGTGGTGCATTTTCAGCCGCCTCTAACACTGCTGCCGTTTCCGGAGATTTACCCTTTAAGAGTGCCTTTAGCTCACTCACCTGCTCCCAAATCTTACTCCCCAGTTCTGGAGCCTTTTCACCCAAAGTCTCACCTAGCTTTTCAACCATTTTGGTTACGAGCAGAGTCGCAATAGCTGCCGCAGTTAATGTTTCCATAGCTCAGAGAATTTTATATTCACTTGATTATCCCAGTTTCAGTGTAACTACCCCTAACCCCATCTGCCCACTGTCCAGGTATCCATCGCCCGATCAAAACTTGCTGCTGGGCGAATACGCTAGATCTGCTCAATAGATTATTCGTGCTGTAGTTAGAATATTCACAATCCCATTGTGGGAACTATTGTGGAACAATACGAACCCCAAGTTTTTGAGGTTGAGTTTAGCGATAATGAAGGAAAAGCTTGTGCCATTGAAACTCTCAAGAAACATGAACTCATGGTTCTTTAAAAGTATCTGATAAATCCGGAGAAAATAGCTGTTTGAATAATTACCGATTACCCATTACCCATTCCCAGCGCTATGCGCTAAAAAATAGGGTGAGACGCGCTCACCCTATACCATACAGCATCAATAGGAAAAGAGAAGGAAAACCGTGAATTATTCTTTAGCCGCCATGGATAAGATTAAATCTACCATCCGGTTAGAATAACCCCATTCATTGTCATACCAGGAAACAATCTTGAAGAAGTTAGCATTTAATTCGATACCTGCACCAGCATCAAAAATGCTCGAATGGGGATCGGAGGTGAAGTCTGTCGAAACGACTGGATCGTCTGTGTATTTCAAAACACCTTTCATTTCACCTTCGGCAGCTTTCTTCATCGCTTCGCAAATTTCGGCGTAGCTGGTGGCTTTTTCGGTCTTGAAGGTTAAGTCTACGACTGAAACATCGGGAGTCGGAACCCGAAATGCCATCCCAGTGAGCTTACCTTTGAGTTCGGGTAACACTAGGGTAACCGCTTTAGCCGCTCCAGTAGAAGCGGGGATAATATTTTGGGTGGCACTGCGTCCGCCGCGTAAATCTTTACGACTGGGGCCGTCAACGGTGGGTTGGGTCGCAGTCATAGCGTGAACGGTAGTCATTAGGCCCTCTGCCAAGCCAAAGTTATCATTAATGACTTTAGCAACGGGAGCTAGACAGTTGGTGGTACAACTGGCGTTAGAAACGACTGTATGTTTGGAGGGGTCGTAAGTCTGATGATTTACGCCTACTAATAGGGTGGGGACTTTGTCGGGGTCTTTTTCCTTAGTCGGTGCAGAAATAACCACTCGTTTCGCGCCTGCTTGCAGGTGGGCAGAAGCTTTTTCATAATCGGTAAATAATCCAGTAGCCTCAACCACAAACTGCACACCGATATCGCCCCAAGGCAGTTCAGCCGGGTTTCTGACCGAATAACAAGGGATCTCTTTCCCATTGACCACGATCGCCCCTTCTTTGGCTTCGACTGTTCCCTTAAATGGCCCATGGGTGGAATCGTATTTGAGTAAGTAGGCAATACTTTCTGGAGGAACCAGGTCATTAATGCCACACACTTCAATTTCTGGATGGGCAACTGCCACCCGAAATACTAGCCGCCCAATACGACCAAATCCATTAATACCAACTTTCACTGTCATATTGAGATGACTCCTGTAATCGAAATCGATAGGAAAACAACATTCCGCGATCTACTTTGGCACTTCCTCTTCTGAACCTGGGCTATGGCAAGAATGTTTTAAGCATTGATTAGGGAATAGGGAATAGGCAAGAGGCCATCTTCCCCATCTCCCTATCCCAATCAGATCCTAGATTCTAATCAAGGTTCGGCCCGGCTGCGATAATTTCGGGTTCAGCAGTCTTAAAGCGTTTGAAGTTCTCAATAAACTTCTTGGCTAACTGGGTTGCTTGGCGATCGTAAGCGTCTGGATCGCTCCAGGTATTTTTGGGATTCAGAATCTTCGGATCGACATTGGGAACGCTTTCTGGAACCAAGATCTTAAAGATTGGGTGAGGATTGAACTTCACATCCTTAAGATTCCCATTCAACGCAGCCCAAACCATATAGCGAGTGTCTTGAATATCAAATCGTTGACCTACGCCATAGGGGCCACCCGTCCATCCAGTATTGATCAAATACACTGAGGTGGTCTCTTTATGTTCTTCTAAACGTTTGGCCAGCATTTCCCCATAAACCGTAGCCGACAGGGGTAGGAATGGCTTACCAAAACAAGCGGAGAAGGTGGCTTCGGGTTCGGTAATGCCCCGTTCAGTTCCTGCCAGTTTGCTCGTATAGCCAGACATAAAATGATAAATGGCTTGCTCAGTCGTCAGCTTGGAAATGGGAGGCAATACGCCAAATGCATCCGCAGTTAAAAAGATGACGGCTATAGGATGGCCGCCAATACCGGGAATTACACAGTTGGGAATATAGTTGATGGGGTAAGCACCACGGGTATTTTGGGTTAAGCGCCCATCGTCATAGTCTGGAATACGAGTTTCTTCATCGAGGATAACGTTTTCTAGGAGTGAACCATAGCGCATGGCATCCCAAATTTCTGGTTCTTTTTCTCGTGATAGGCGAATGGTTTTGGCATAGCATCCTCCCTCGAAGTTGAAAATGCCATCAGAAGACCATCCATGTTCATCATCTCCGATCAGGCGACGGCTGGTGTCGGCTGAAAGGGTGGTTTTTCCAGTCCCGGAAAGACCAAAGAAGAGAGCCGTGTTTCCTTCATCATCCATGTTGGCACTACAGTGCATCGGCAGCACATCGCGCTTGGTCATGTAGTAGTTCATGAAGGAGAAGGCGGATTTTTTCATTTCGCCAGAGTAAAACGAACCTCCTACAAGGATTAGTTTTTTCGCGAAACTAACAACGATAAAAGCTTCACTATTAATACCGTCAATACCTGGATCGCCTTGTAAACCAGGAACAGCAATAATCGTGAAGTCGGCGTGATGAGTTTCTAGTTCTTGAGCGGTGGGCCGGATGAACATCTGATGCACGAACATATTTTGATAGGCTAGTTCGTTGATGATTCTCACGCTCATCCGGTAATTGGGATCTGAGCCAATATAACCGTCGAAGATGTAGAGGTCTTTGCCTTGAATGTAAGCGAGAACCCGTCTGTGGAGAAGGTCAAATTTTTCGGGGGATAAACCAACATTGACCTTGTTCCAGTGAACTTCATCGTGAATGAAGGGTTCATCGACGATAAAGCGGTCATTGGGCGATCGCCCCGTATACTTGCCTGTTTCTACACAGAATGCACCGTTGGCAGCCAAAACCCCTTCTTTCCGGGCTAGGGCATGTTCCAATAGTTTGGGAACTGCTAGATTTCGATACACCTGTTGGATATTGCGAAAACCGAGTTCGTCGAGTCCGTAGTAAGGAGGACGTAGATGGGGCGCTCTGCTATTGCTTTCGGATGGGGTAATGGCGATCGGTTTAATCGGAGTTTGAACCATAATCTAATCTCCTTAAATTCATCTGACGTTACTTCTTTGTAAATCTTTGTGAATCCTTGTTTGATTCCTTCGATTTAGAAGATTCGACCTTTACTCTACCGTCAATCCCCAAGAATGTTGCATCAGCTTCCAATAAAAAATATGTCGAAAATTCACTATTTTTATAGTTTTTTGAACTCATACTAAGAAAGCAGCTTCTTAAGTCATAAAAGCCTAACAAAAACTTCTTCAGGGTTTGCTATTTTTAATTTCCTGTAACCTATAGTACAGGGTGCTGTAATCTCGATAATAACAAAATTTTACTTCGATTCCCTTACTGAAAGTCCTGTAACCCATGATCCCCCCGATCCAAATCCATAAGACCACTTCAGCCTCTTCGTTAATTCTAAATCTTAAGAAAAACAAAAGCCCAGAACCACCCAAAAAACAACTCAAACTTACTTAATCAAACGCAACAAGCATTTATCCCTTAAACCATCAATATTTTATTATCTACTCTCTATCATCCATTAGATCAATTAAAAATTAAAAGTTAGAAACTGAAAATTAGGGTAATCGTCTATCCCCGCATCCCCTCATTCACCCACTTCCCTATCCACCTCTTCCTCTTCCTCCCATTCCCCCCACCCCCAAGCTATGATCGAAACAAACTCATGGGATTGACAAGAAAGATCAAAATAATGGGTAAGCTTTGCTATAGTTGGTTCTGTATAAGAGGTATGGGGTGAGGACAACATGGGAATTAATAGTCAACTGCCATCAAACATTCCACAAACAGCACAAGACGACGTACTCCTAGCTTCACAAGCGCTTAACGCGCCCGTTTCTCCCGAAGCTAGGGCAGAGTTCACCAGTCAACGGCCCCTAAGCTTCATCCAGAATGATGGACAAGTGGATGACTCCGTATCCTTCCATGTCCGGGATGGAGACGTGGGCGAAGTTTTCTTTACTCAAGAAGAAATCGTTGTTGCTAATGGTGATGATGTCATTCGAGCTAACTTTGTTGGCTCCAACCCCCATGCCGAGATTAGGGGATGGGAGCAACTCCCTGGTATTGCCAACTTCTTTATCGGCAACGACCCCTCGAAATGGCGCACCAACATCGCAACCTTCGAGGGGGTATGGTACGAAGAAGTCTATGCAGGTGTTGACGTTAAATATTCTGGTGAAAGCGGACAAGTTAAACGGGATATCTACGTTGCCCCCGGTGTAAGCGTTGACACGGTTGTAATCGAATACGAGAACGTCAATGATATTGAAATTCGCGAAGATGGCTCCCTTGCTCTGATTACTGACACCGGAGAGCTAACCGAGAAATCCCCCATCGCCTATCAAATTATTGACGGTCAGCAAATCGATGTCGATGTTGCCTACAAACTTCTCGGCAATAATCAAGTTGGCTTTGAAGTCGGCAGCTATGACTCCAACCATGAATTAGTCCTTGACCCCATCCTGGAATACTCCAACTACTTGGGTGGAAGTTCAGTCGTTTCACTAGATGTCCAACCCTTTAATGATTTCCGGTTAGAAACCCGAACAACAACCCAGACTATTCCAGGGGTTCCCCCCAATCCTCCCACTACCATTACCAACACACAAATCGCTACAGTAACCTTCCAAAATGGAACATTTGTTGCAAATGCAACAAATGTTACCGCTCCTGTCCCTGCGGAAGATGCGGGTTATGCCATTACCGTAGACCAGTTTGGAGCGGCTTACGTTACCGGGGAAACCTTCTCTGTTAACTTTCCTAGAAAGCCATCTGAAGATACTCTTGCCCCCTTTACTCGTCCCCTACCCGACCCTAGGCCTGGAAATGATGTTCGAGAAGCCTTTATCTCCAAAATTAATAGTGATGGCAGCTTAGTTTACTCTACCTATATCGGAGGAGCAGACAAAGACCGGGCAAATGATATTGCTGTAGACCAGGCAGGGAATGCCTATATTGTTGGTGAAACGGAATCTTCAGACTTTCCAGTACAACAAGGGCGTACTACAACACCCTTTCAAGCCTTCGCTGGCGGTTCCCAAGACGCTTTTGTTCTCAAACTCAATCCTACTGGCACCCAGATTGACTATGCTTCTTATCTCGGCGGTAGTGGTTTTGAGCGAGGATCTAGCATTGTTGTAGATCCTAATGGAGCAGCCTATGTTACCGGACAAACTACATCAACTGGCCTGGGAACTGCTGGCGTGTTCCAGCAAAATACTAATGCCACTAATGGTAGTGATGCCTTTATTGCTAAAGTGAACGCGACAGGGAATCAGTTGGTTTACTTTACCTATGTAGGGGGGCCTGGATTTGAAGAAGGCATTGGCATTGATATTGACAGTACAGGTAATGCCTATATTTCGGGAACTACCCAATCTTCAGGTTTAGCAACTTCTGGAGCCTATCAAACCAACCTGGTTGGCTCTAGTGATGTCTTTGTCTCTAAGATTAATGCCGATGCCACCCAACAAGTTTATTTCTCCTACCTTGGTGGTGGCGGCGGAGATGTTGCTGGCGGTATTGTGGTTGACGATGCAGGAGCAGCCTATCTGACAGGTATTACTCCCTCCCCTGACTTCCCTACGGGTCGCAATCTGGAGTCGGGACAAATTCGCAACTTTGCCCAACCCACGTTCCAATCGAACTATCAAGGAGGGCAGTTTGATTCCTTTGTCACCAAGTTTAATGGCGATGGCAGTTCCTTAGACTACTCTACATTCTTAGGCGGCAGTGGTAATGAAGGGGTTGCTTTCTTACCGCTAACTGCGTCGAGTATTGGTATAGACCAGGCAGGACAAGCTTATGTTGTAGGTACAACCACGTCCACAGAAAATAGTGCCAATCCTTTCCCTCTTAGAAATGCAGAACAGCCAAATTTTGCTGGTGGTCGAACAGATGCTTTCTTAACCAAACTCAATCGGGATGGTTCTGGGTTAATTTACTCCTCATTTTATGGAGGAGATGGAGATGATTATGGCTATGGAATTGCAGTAGATTCAGCAGGTGCTGCTTATACCACTGGACAAACGGTTTCTAGTAATCTCAATGCTAACCGTAATCCCCAGTTGCCCCCTCCCGGAACATTTGAAGTCTTAACTCCTGGATATCAAACTGGCGATCCTAGTCCAGCACGGAGTATTGACTTCTTTGCCAATAATGTACCTGGGTCGAGAACTCGAATTGGCACTCTAAATGTGGCTAATGAACCCGATGCGTTTGTTACAAAATTCTCCTTTGAAGGGGTAATTGTTACTGAGTTTGGAGGCAGTATAGACCTGGTAGAAGGTGGAGTAACTGATTTCATTGGCCTAGAACTAGCAACTCCTCCCACTGCTCCTGTTACAATTCTTCTGACTCCTGATAACGAATCTACCATTGCCCCCAATACCGTCACGTTCACGCCACAAAACTGGAATCGTCCCCAAGCGGTACAAGTAATTGCTGTTAATGATGGGGATGTAGAAGGAGCGCACCAGAGTACCATTAGTTTCCAAACCTTTAGTGGTGACCCCAACTATAACAATATCTTCGTTCCCTCAGTGACAGCCAATGTTACCGATAACGACACCCGAGTGTTTGTCGAGGAAAACCAGCAACCGGATAGTACAAGGGGTTTACTCGTGTCTGAAAATGGAGATACTAATACCTACACTATCCGATTAGCTCAACAACCAGCTCCGAATACGACAGTGGAAGTGGTTTCCTCGCCAGATTCCCAACTCACTGTTGGTGCAAATGGCAATGCTTTAGGAAATACCCCCTTTACTCTGACCTTCAGTCCTAGCGATCCCCGAAATCTCTGGAGTAATCCTCAAACCGTGACCGTGGGGGCAGTTGATGACCTGATTCAAGAAGGGAACCACACGGGACAATTGCAACTCTCGGTGACTAGCCCAGATGGACAGTTTAACAACACTAACGCCATCCTGGTGAACGATACCCCCCTCACCCAACAGGGAAATCAGCGCAGTACCCTCACTGCCAATATCTTAGATAACGATCAACCCGATATCTTTGTAACGGTTCCCAGTGGAGAACTAACGACTAGTGAAAATGGTACAGGGTTTAATCTCTCTGCCCGATTAGGCAGTATTCCTACTAGCAATGTGGTTGTCCCGATTACAATTAGTGATGCCACAGAAGGGAGGGCAGTTCCTGCCAGCCTGACATTTACGCCACAAAATGCCACTCAACTGCAAACCGTACAAATTCTTGGGGTTCCTGATGCAATCATTGACGGAAATCAACCCTATGTGGTGACTGTTGCTCCAGCCCAAAGTAGTGACCCTAACTATAGCGGACGGCAACCCACAACCAATGAATTTAATGTTCTTAACCTGGATATTGACACTTTTGGGGTGAATGTTACTCCTGTTACGGGTCTGAGGACATCTGAAGAGGCAACAACGGCGACTTTTGATGTAGTACTCTCTAGTAGTGAAGCACCTCGGGCCAATGTACAGATTGACTTTAGTACCTCTGATACAGGAGAAGGCTTGATTTCTACGGATGGGCAAACCTTTACTGAAAATGCTTCTCTGGTCTTCAATGCCCAAAACTTTAATGTTCGCCAAACCGTAACTATTCGAGGGGTTTCTGATGGGGTGGTTGATGGTAATCAAGCCTATACCATTATCAGCACTCCCACCACTAGCACGGATGAACGCTTTAATAATGTCCCGGTGCAGAATGTGGCGGTGATTAATGAAGATATCGATCGCATTGGCTTGAACTTTAATCCCAGCAGTGGTTCAACTACAATTAGTGAAGATGGCACATCGATTCAATATACTGCTTCTTTACAAAGTCGGCCGAGTGCCAATGTGGTGATTAGCGTTCAACCGGATGTACAAAGCTTGGTAACCCCTCAAGTGCTGACGTTTACGCCAAATAACTTTAATCAGGCGCAAACGGTTAGCATTACTGGCTTTGACGATCGCATTGTGGAAGGAAACCACAGCAGCACAATTAACTTCTCCGTTGAGTCTACCGATGCTGATTATGGTAATTTAACCCTTGACCCAGTGACACTGACCGTTCTGGATAACGATACCAATCGCCCTGGTTTGACTCCTTCTCCAACTCCTGCACCTTCTCCCTCTCCGGGTTTCCCCAGTTTCCCAAATTTCCCCAGTTTCCCAACTTTCCCAGGGTTCCCGACACCCTCTCCTGCTCCAACTCCTCAACCAGCTCCGAGTCCTGCACCTTCTCCTTCACCGGGAACAGGAAGGGCAACTCCCGGTAATGACAATATTGACATGGGCGCGTTAAATATCCGCAGTATTTCTGCCCTGCAAGGCAATGATATTGTGATTGGTAGTCCTGGCAATGATTTCATTAACGGTAATCAGGGTAATGATTCTCTTTTGGGTTCAGCCGGGAATGATTTCCTCTTTGGTGGTCAAGATAATGACACCCTGCGGGGTAGTACCGGTAATGATAACCTGAATGGAGATTTTGGAAATGACTACCTGGAAGGAGGAACAGGTAGAGACTTCCTAAGTGGTGGTGCTGGCAATGATGTGTTTGTTTTATTGACCAGTGGCGCAGTAACTACAGTCTTCCAAGCTGACCGAGTTCGTGACTTCGGTAATGGATTTGACCGGATTGGATTAACCGATGGGCTGAATCAAGGAAATATCCAGTTGTTGCAGACGGGATCGGATACGGCAATTCTGTTTAATGGGTTATATCTGGGTGTTGTGGAACGCACGACTCCGGGGCAGTTAAACAATCGGTTTATTCCGGTTTCGTTGTAAGGGTTAAGTCTCCCTCTCCGCAAACCCCTCTTCCTAGGGAGAGGGGTTGTTTTATTTTCGCCTTGAAAAATAGCAAGGTGAGGGGATGGGAAGGCTCAGACTTTGTTCCCTTGTCCGTTAGACAACTAGCTTACAGCCTTAACGGGTGACCCTTACTTAATTATCCCTGAATCCGGTGAATCTTGATAAAATTAGTCCCACGAATTTTCTGTACGGGAGAGCCACCTAAGACCAAGATTTTATCTCCTGGAGCGGCTAAATCTTTGGCCAATAGTTGCTCATTAATTTGCACAATTAACTCCTCCAAAGAATCTTCTGGATTCTCTAACAACATGGGTTTCACTCCCCAGACTAAGTTTAAGCGATGATAAACGCGATCGCGGGGAGTAAAGGCGACTACAGGCGCTTTAGGACGTTCCGCTGCCGCTAGAGTTGCGGTATAACCGCTCGTCGTAAAACAGGCAATACAGCGCAGATCCAGGATCTTATCAATCGTATTCAGAGCCTCACTTAAGGCATGGGTTTCATCAATTTCTGCTGGTGGATAATTAACAAA of Roseofilum reptotaenium CS-1145 contains these proteins:
- the pckA gene encoding phosphoenolpyruvate carboxykinase (ATP); protein product: MVQTPIKPIAITPSESNSRAPHLRPPYYGLDELGFRNIQQVYRNLAVPKLLEHALARKEGVLAANGAFCVETGKYTGRSPNDRFIVDEPFIHDEVHWNKVNVGLSPEKFDLLHRRVLAYIQGKDLYIFDGYIGSDPNYRMSVRIINELAYQNMFVHQMFIRPTAQELETHHADFTIIAVPGLQGDPGIDGINSEAFIVVSFAKKLILVGGSFYSGEMKKSAFSFMNYYMTKRDVLPMHCSANMDDEGNTALFFGLSGTGKTTLSADTSRRLIGDDEHGWSSDGIFNFEGGCYAKTIRLSREKEPEIWDAMRYGSLLENVILDEETRIPDYDDGRLTQNTRGAYPINYIPNCVIPGIGGHPIAVIFLTADAFGVLPPISKLTTEQAIYHFMSGYTSKLAGTERGITEPEATFSACFGKPFLPLSATVYGEMLAKRLEEHKETTSVYLINTGWTGGPYGVGQRFDIQDTRYMVWAALNGNLKDVKFNPHPIFKILVPESVPNVDPKILNPKNTWSDPDAYDRQATQLAKKFIENFKRFKTAEPEIIAAGPNLD
- the gap gene encoding type I glyceraldehyde-3-phosphate dehydrogenase, whose translation is MTVKVGINGFGRIGRLVFRVAVAHPEIEVCGINDLVPPESIAYLLKYDSTHGPFKGTVEAKEGAIVVNGKEIPCYSVRNPAELPWGDIGVQFVVEATGLFTDYEKASAHLQAGAKRVVISAPTKEKDPDKVPTLLVGVNHQTYDPSKHTVVSNASCTTNCLAPVAKVINDNFGLAEGLMTTVHAMTATQPTVDGPSRKDLRGGRSATQNIIPASTGAAKAVTLVLPELKGKLTGMAFRVPTPDVSVVDLTFKTEKATSYAEICEAMKKAAEGEMKGVLKYTDDPVVSTDFTSDPHSSIFDAGAGIELNANFFKIVSWYDNEWGYSNRMVDLILSMAAKE
- a CDS encoding DUF7948 domain-containing protein, producing MGINSQLPSNIPQTAQDDVLLASQALNAPVSPEARAEFTSQRPLSFIQNDGQVDDSVSFHVRDGDVGEVFFTQEEIVVANGDDVIRANFVGSNPHAEIRGWEQLPGIANFFIGNDPSKWRTNIATFEGVWYEEVYAGVDVKYSGESGQVKRDIYVAPGVSVDTVVIEYENVNDIEIREDGSLALITDTGELTEKSPIAYQIIDGQQIDVDVAYKLLGNNQVGFEVGSYDSNHELVLDPILEYSNYLGGSSVVSLDVQPFNDFRLETRTTTQTIPGVPPNPPTTITNTQIATVTFQNGTFVANATNVTAPVPAEDAGYAITVDQFGAAYVTGETFSVNFPRKPSEDTLAPFTRPLPDPRPGNDVREAFISKINSDGSLVYSTYIGGADKDRANDIAVDQAGNAYIVGETESSDFPVQQGRTTTPFQAFAGGSQDAFVLKLNPTGTQIDYASYLGGSGFERGSSIVVDPNGAAYVTGQTTSTGLGTAGVFQQNTNATNGSDAFIAKVNATGNQLVYFTYVGGPGFEEGIGIDIDSTGNAYISGTTQSSGLATSGAYQTNLVGSSDVFVSKINADATQQVYFSYLGGGGGDVAGGIVVDDAGAAYLTGITPSPDFPTGRNLESGQIRNFAQPTFQSNYQGGQFDSFVTKFNGDGSSLDYSTFLGGSGNEGVAFLPLTASSIGIDQAGQAYVVGTTTSTENSANPFPLRNAEQPNFAGGRTDAFLTKLNRDGSGLIYSSFYGGDGDDYGYGIAVDSAGAAYTTGQTVSSNLNANRNPQLPPPGTFEVLTPGYQTGDPSPARSIDFFANNVPGSRTRIGTLNVANEPDAFVTKFSFEGVIVTEFGGSIDLVEGGVTDFIGLELATPPTAPVTILLTPDNESTIAPNTVTFTPQNWNRPQAVQVIAVNDGDVEGAHQSTISFQTFSGDPNYNNIFVPSVTANVTDNDTRVFVEENQQPDSTRGLLVSENGDTNTYTIRLAQQPAPNTTVEVVSSPDSQLTVGANGNALGNTPFTLTFSPSDPRNLWSNPQTVTVGAVDDLIQEGNHTGQLQLSVTSPDGQFNNTNAILVNDTPLTQQGNQRSTLTANILDNDQPDIFVTVPSGELTTSENGTGFNLSARLGSIPTSNVVVPITISDATEGRAVPASLTFTPQNATQLQTVQILGVPDAIIDGNQPYVVTVAPAQSSDPNYSGRQPTTNEFNVLNLDIDTFGVNVTPVTGLRTSEEATTATFDVVLSSSEAPRANVQIDFSTSDTGEGLISTDGQTFTENASLVFNAQNFNVRQTVTIRGVSDGVVDGNQAYTIISTPTTSTDERFNNVPVQNVAVINEDIDRIGLNFNPSSGSTTISEDGTSIQYTASLQSRPSANVVISVQPDVQSLVTPQVLTFTPNNFNQAQTVSITGFDDRIVEGNHSSTINFSVESTDADYGNLTLDPVTLTVLDNDTNRPGLTPSPTPAPSPSPGFPSFPNFPSFPTFPGFPTPSPAPTPQPAPSPAPSPSPGTGRATPGNDNIDMGALNIRSISALQGNDIVIGSPGNDFINGNQGNDSLLGSAGNDFLFGGQDNDTLRGSTGNDNLNGDFGNDYLEGGTGRDFLSGGAGNDVFVLLTSGAVTTVFQADRVRDFGNGFDRIGLTDGLNQGNIQLLQTGSDTAILFNGLYLGVVERTTPGQLNNRFIPVSL
- a CDS encoding DUF4926 domain-containing protein; amino-acid sequence: MEQYEPQVFEVEFSDNEGKACAIETLKKHELMVL